The Desmonostoc muscorum LEGE 12446 genome includes a region encoding these proteins:
- a CDS encoding R3H domain-containing nucleic acid-binding protein, with the protein MTITDDLQKLLDILPQDLRQLLESHPKRDSLVEVVLDLGRRPEARFPNQAEYLSETPVTQEQIDDCIQRVGIFGGDNRAGIEQTLHRISAIRNRSGKIIGLTCRVGRAVFGTIGMIRDLVETGKSILMLGRPGVGKTTALREIARVLADDLLKRVVIIDTSNEIAGDGDVAHPAIGRARRMQVAHPDQQHQVMIEAVENHMPEVIVIDEIGTELEALAARTIAERGVQLVGTAHGNQIENLIKNPTLADLIGGIQAVTLGDDEARRRGSQKTVLERKAPPTFEIAVEMLERQRWVVHESVADTVDNLLRGRQPSPQTRTVDDQGKVAITRQLAVVNGRGGHLGTGEESFSSGRQSNGWRSSGQMVALPALPVERVTGRSEFDRLLDESFNYSESIDLDAIRQPGPNGEDLPLHVYPYGVSRHQLEQVISVLTLPVVLTKDIDSADAILALRSHVKNHAKLRQMAKARHVPIHMIKSSTIPQITRGLRRLLNMDDPDMADDRELQLFLHSGSDDEMDALEEARLAVEQIVIPKGQPVELLPRSPQVRKMQHELVEHYRLKSHSFGEEPNRRLRIYPA; encoded by the coding sequence ATGACGATTACAGACGATCTCCAAAAGTTATTAGACATTTTGCCCCAAGACCTGCGACAACTACTAGAGAGTCATCCTAAACGAGATAGTTTAGTTGAAGTGGTCTTGGATTTGGGTCGTCGCCCAGAGGCTCGCTTTCCTAATCAAGCCGAGTATCTGAGCGAAACACCCGTTACTCAAGAACAGATAGATGATTGCATTCAACGAGTTGGAATCTTTGGCGGAGATAATCGGGCAGGAATTGAGCAAACTTTACATCGGATCAGCGCCATCCGCAACCGCAGTGGCAAGATTATTGGCTTGACCTGTCGCGTTGGTCGCGCGGTGTTCGGAACCATCGGCATGATCCGCGATTTGGTAGAAACTGGTAAATCGATTCTCATGCTGGGGCGTCCAGGCGTGGGCAAAACTACTGCCTTACGGGAAATCGCCCGTGTTTTAGCGGATGATCTGCTCAAACGAGTTGTGATTATTGACACATCCAATGAAATCGCTGGGGATGGTGATGTTGCTCACCCCGCCATTGGTCGCGCTCGGCGGATGCAAGTGGCTCATCCAGATCAACAGCATCAGGTGATGATTGAAGCAGTGGAAAACCATATGCCAGAAGTCATCGTCATTGATGAAATTGGTACGGAACTGGAAGCTTTAGCGGCTCGTACCATTGCTGAACGGGGTGTACAGTTGGTTGGTACTGCCCACGGTAATCAAATTGAAAACCTGATCAAAAACCCCACCCTGGCTGATTTAATTGGGGGTATCCAAGCTGTGACTCTGGGAGACGACGAAGCTAGACGCCGAGGTTCTCAAAAGACTGTTTTAGAACGCAAAGCTCCTCCTACCTTTGAGATTGCTGTGGAAATGTTGGAACGGCAGCGCTGGGTAGTACACGAAAGCGTTGCTGACACAGTAGATAATCTGTTGCGGGGTCGCCAGCCTAGCCCACAAACGAGAACCGTTGATGACCAGGGCAAAGTTGCAATTACACGGCAGTTAGCTGTGGTTAACGGGCGCGGTGGGCATCTAGGGACAGGAGAGGAATCTTTCTCTTCAGGGCGACAGTCCAACGGCTGGCGTTCATCTGGACAAATGGTAGCACTGCCAGCGTTGCCTGTAGAGCGGGTAACTGGACGCAGTGAGTTTGACCGTTTGCTGGATGAATCCTTCAATTATTCTGAGAGCATTGATTTGGATGCTATCAGACAGCCAGGACCAAATGGTGAAGATTTGCCACTGCATGTTTACCCCTATGGCGTTAGCCGCCACCAACTCGAACAGGTAATCAGCGTGTTAACTTTACCCGTGGTATTGACAAAAGACATAGATAGTGCTGATGCAATTTTAGCACTGCGATCGCACGTCAAAAACCACGCCAAATTACGCCAAATGGCCAAAGCCCGTCACGTGCCTATCCACATGATTAAATCCAGCACCATTCCGCAAATTACCCGTGGCTTGCGGCGGTTGCTGAATATGGACGACCCAGACATGGCTGACGACCGAGAACTGCAACTGTTTTTGCACAGTGGTAGCGATGACGAAATGGACGCCCTAGAAGAAGCTAGACTTGCGGTTGAGCAAATTGTGATTCCCAAAGGACAGCCAGTTGAGTTATTGCCTCGTTCTCCCCAAGTCCGCAAAATGCAACATGAGTTAGTAGAACACTATCGACTCAAGTCCCACAGCTTTGGCGAAGAACCAAATCGGCGTTTGCGGATTTATCCGGCGTAA
- a CDS encoding ABC transporter ATP-binding protein, whose protein sequence is MTTMIWMEGVTKTYQLGEISVPVLKGIDLVIEEGEYVAIMGVSGSGKTTLMNIVGCLDRMTSGNYFFEGNNLNTYDDNELAYIRNQRIGFVFQQFNLLPRATALENVMLPMVYANVPKPIRRERAKKALMGVGLSERLESRPNQLSGGQQQRVAIARALVNHPALVLADEPTGALDTQTSKDVMNLLTELNEQGITIILITHESAIAAQTKRVIHIQDGVVF, encoded by the coding sequence ATGACAACGATGATTTGGATGGAAGGAGTTACTAAAACCTATCAATTGGGAGAAATTTCCGTTCCGGTTCTCAAAGGAATTGATTTAGTGATCGAAGAAGGTGAATATGTTGCCATTATGGGCGTATCTGGTTCAGGAAAAACCACACTGATGAATATTGTCGGCTGTCTCGATCGCATGACGAGCGGCAATTATTTTTTTGAAGGCAATAACCTAAATACTTATGATGACAATGAACTTGCTTATATCCGCAATCAACGTATTGGATTTGTGTTTCAGCAATTTAATTTACTTCCACGTGCCACTGCGCTAGAAAACGTTATGCTGCCGATGGTGTATGCCAATGTCCCAAAACCTATTCGTCGAGAGCGTGCAAAGAAAGCGCTGATGGGGGTTGGCTTAAGCGAACGGCTTGAGAGTCGTCCGAATCAGTTATCAGGAGGACAGCAACAGCGAGTGGCGATCGCGCGGGCACTCGTGAATCATCCAGCGCTAGTGTTGGCTGATGAACCGACTGGCGCATTGGATACTCAAACTTCTAAAGATGTGATGAATCTCCTGACTGAACTCAACGAGCAAGGGATCACCATCATATTAATTACCCATGAATCGGCCATAGCCGCTCAAACGAAAAGAGTAATTCACATTCAAGATGGAGTGGTGTTCTAA
- the ldpA gene encoding circadian clock protein LdpA, with protein sequence MTDLFAPLQSLKLGHWFKLICGASFQHLPAVRSLTLAYTLAGADCIDVAADPAVIAAAQAALQVAKDLARDAQERGFGYKGNPPFLMVSLNDGEDPHFRKAEFNSTQCPTDCPRPCERICPAQAIVFNSIKEDFSGVVAEKCYGCGRCIPVCPYDIIYTNSYMSTPGAIAPLVMSTGVDAVEIHTKVGRLAEFERLWQAISPWADQLKVVAISCPDGEGMTDYLKALYDLITPLKSTLIWQTDGRSMSGDIGDGTTIAAVKLGQKVLAAKLPGYVQLAGGTNRYTVPKLKAMGLLKEAEEQGSRGAGEKQESFSSAPLPLCPPSSISGIAYGSYARVLLSPILEQLENKEVSNSTVRATVRLEEEEVLLWQAVELAHSLVSQIKSHQER encoded by the coding sequence GTGACTGATCTGTTCGCCCCTTTACAATCTCTAAAACTTGGTCACTGGTTTAAGCTCATCTGCGGAGCCAGTTTCCAGCATCTCCCGGCAGTCAGAAGTTTAACGTTAGCCTACACTTTGGCGGGCGCTGACTGCATAGATGTCGCAGCTGATCCGGCGGTAATCGCAGCAGCCCAAGCAGCGCTACAAGTAGCCAAGGATTTGGCTAGGGATGCTCAAGAGCGAGGCTTTGGCTACAAAGGCAACCCACCCTTTTTAATGGTCAGCCTGAACGATGGAGAAGACCCCCATTTTCGGAAAGCAGAATTTAATTCTACTCAGTGTCCTACAGATTGCCCTAGACCCTGTGAAAGGATTTGTCCGGCACAAGCAATCGTGTTTAACAGTATAAAAGAAGACTTTTCAGGAGTAGTAGCTGAAAAATGCTACGGCTGTGGTCGTTGTATACCAGTTTGCCCATATGATATAATTTATACAAATTCATATATGTCAACGCCGGGAGCGATCGCGCCATTGGTAATGTCAACGGGAGTAGATGCCGTAGAAATCCATACAAAAGTCGGGCGGTTGGCAGAATTTGAGCGATTGTGGCAAGCAATTTCACCGTGGGCCGATCAACTAAAGGTAGTAGCCATCAGTTGTCCCGATGGCGAGGGGATGACTGACTACCTAAAAGCGTTGTATGATCTGATTACACCACTCAAAAGTACTTTAATTTGGCAAACCGACGGTCGTTCCATGAGCGGTGATATCGGCGACGGCACCACAATAGCCGCGGTCAAATTGGGGCAAAAAGTTTTGGCAGCTAAGTTACCGGGATATGTGCAGTTAGCAGGCGGCACAAATAGGTATACCGTTCCTAAATTAAAGGCAATGGGACTACTGAAAGAGGCTGAGGAGCAGGGGAGCAGGGGAGCAGGGGAGAAGCAAGAATCTTTCTCCTCTGCCCCTCTGCCGCTCTGCCCCCCCTCCTCGATTTCTGGGATTGCCTACGGTAGCTACGCCCGTGTACTGCTGTCACCGATTCTCGAACAGTTAGAGAATAAGGAGGTAAGTAACAGCACTGTTAGGGCAACTGTTCGCCTAGAAGAAGAAGAGGTATTACTTTGGCAAGCTGTAGAGTTAGCCCATTCTCTCGTTTCGCAGATCAAATCACACCAGGAGCGTTAA
- a CDS encoding FAD-dependent oxidoreductase — MSQQIQNIVIVGGGSAGWMTAAYLSKALSKNMQISLVESSNITTIGVGEATFSTIKVFFDFLGLQESEWMPKCNASYKMAIKFVNWNAQRRHFYHPFQRYEMVEGFDIAEWWLKMKRSEEPFDYACFLIPLLCDNQRSPRYFDGTVFDRKVQNLFSGESIPEKNVLADLKVQYPYAYHFDANLLARFLKDYAKQRGVTQIVDDVMDVKLSENGSIDSIITKEHGNINADLFIDCTGFRGLLINKALREPFISFSESLLCDRAIAMQVPTDIKKDGINPYRTHLTSKKVLQAS, encoded by the coding sequence ATGTCACAGCAAATTCAGAACATCGTAATTGTTGGTGGTGGTTCTGCTGGTTGGATGACCGCAGCATATTTGAGCAAAGCTTTGAGCAAAAATATGCAAATATCTTTAGTTGAGTCTTCCAACATTACAACAATTGGAGTTGGTGAGGCTACTTTTAGTACCATCAAAGTATTCTTTGATTTTCTCGGCTTACAAGAGAGCGAATGGATGCCAAAATGCAATGCCAGTTACAAGATGGCAATTAAGTTCGTCAACTGGAATGCACAAAGACGACACTTTTACCATCCTTTTCAAAGGTATGAAATGGTAGAAGGTTTTGATATTGCAGAATGGTGGCTGAAAATGAAGCGCAGCGAAGAGCCATTCGATTATGCTTGTTTTCTCATCCCATTACTATGCGATAATCAGCGGTCTCCTAGATATTTTGATGGCACTGTTTTTGATCGTAAAGTTCAAAACTTATTCTCTGGCGAGTCTATCCCGGAGAAAAATGTATTGGCAGATCTCAAAGTTCAGTACCCTTACGCCTATCATTTTGACGCTAATTTGTTGGCAAGATTCCTAAAAGATTATGCCAAGCAAAGAGGTGTGACACAAATTGTTGATGACGTTATGGATGTGAAGCTATCAGAAAATGGCAGCATCGATAGTATTATTACCAAAGAGCATGGCAATATCAATGCAGACCTATTTATAGACTGTACTGGTTTCCGCGGTCTGTTGATTAATAAAGCTTTGAGGGAACCATTCATTTCTTTCTCTGAGTCCTTATTGTGCGACAGAGCGATCGCCATGCAAGTACCAACCGATATTAAGAAGGATGGCATCAACCCTTATAGAACCCATTTGACATCTAAGAAGGTGCTGCAAGCCTCTTAA
- a CDS encoding ABC transporter permease, which produces MKKLTRKSSQEISFTETVEIAAEALWSNKLRTGLTMLGVIIGITSVISITSIGQGVQKSVEQQIQALGTDVLQVSAGAAKSENIMLGAGTLSTLTWEDAKAIAKEAPSAKLVSATLQQPAQIVYGGTNTNTTVYGTDLNYPDARNTHPQIGRYFNQQELDSSAQVVILGPTVQRTLFGNKPALDEKIRIKGELYRVIGIMEAKGNQGPIDRDDAVYIPLTTMSARIVGNNAIAGISVNSIYIKGENQNALVAAQFQIANLLRLRHHIYNSKDDDFHISNQADIVQTFTTVVGLLTLMVVAIAGISLLVGGIGIANIMLVSVVERTREIGIRKALGATNSAIMKQFLVEAIAISTIGGSIGAGTGIIVAYLGSVLFKFPFVVSVWSIVVGFGLSAAVGLAAGLIPARNAAKLDPIVALRSE; this is translated from the coding sequence ATGAAAAAGTTAACCAGAAAATCAAGCCAGGAGATATCTTTCACTGAAACTGTAGAAATTGCAGCTGAAGCACTGTGGAGCAATAAGCTTCGCACTGGATTGACGATGCTTGGTGTAATTATTGGCATCACATCTGTAATTTCGATTACTTCCATCGGACAAGGTGTTCAGAAAAGCGTTGAGCAGCAGATTCAAGCATTGGGAACCGATGTACTCCAAGTATCAGCGGGTGCTGCTAAAAGTGAGAACATCATGCTGGGTGCAGGAACTTTAAGCACCTTGACATGGGAAGATGCAAAAGCCATTGCTAAAGAAGCCCCGTCTGCCAAACTTGTCTCGGCAACTCTACAGCAACCCGCGCAAATAGTCTACGGTGGAACGAATACGAACACCACCGTCTACGGCACTGACTTAAACTATCCCGATGCCCGCAATACCCATCCGCAGATAGGACGCTATTTTAATCAACAAGAACTTGATAGCTCTGCCCAAGTGGTAATTCTTGGTCCAACCGTACAACGAACCCTGTTTGGAAACAAACCAGCGTTGGATGAGAAAATTCGCATCAAAGGCGAACTTTATCGCGTTATCGGCATTATGGAAGCCAAAGGTAACCAAGGGCCCATCGATCGCGATGATGCGGTTTATATTCCCCTAACAACAATGTCTGCCCGTATTGTTGGCAACAATGCTATAGCAGGTATTTCTGTCAATTCAATTTATATCAAAGGAGAAAATCAAAATGCTCTTGTTGCTGCACAATTTCAGATAGCAAATTTATTGCGGTTACGACATCACATCTACAACTCTAAAGATGATGATTTTCATATCAGCAATCAAGCTGATATTGTCCAGACATTTACGACTGTTGTGGGATTACTCACACTCATGGTTGTTGCGATCGCGGGTATCTCTCTACTGGTGGGTGGCATTGGCATTGCAAATATTATGTTAGTGTCTGTTGTCGAACGTACCCGCGAAATTGGCATTCGTAAAGCCTTGGGTGCGACTAATTCCGCAATTATGAAGCAGTTTCTAGTGGAAGCGATCGCTATTTCCACAATTGGAGGGAGCATCGGTGCGGGTACGGGAATTATTGTTGCCTACCTTGGTTCTGTACTCTTTAAATTCCCGTTTGTCGTATCAGTTTGGTCAATTGTGGTTGGATTTGGTTTATCAGCGGCAGTTGGGTTAGCGGCTGGTCTAATTCCCGCGCGAAATGCTGCAAAACTCGATCCGATTGTCGCGCTTCGTAGTGAGTAA
- a CDS encoding efflux RND transporter periplasmic adaptor subunit has translation MSINFQSLQQNLWPICLRKQLQSRWLIGLLLLAGVAGGGFMISRAIAPSQNLQNQILTVPLEQRSLPITLTANGTVKAERTINLSPKSAGYLKRLLVKEGDRVRQGQILAYMDDSNLQGQLIESRGQLAQQQANLKKLLSGNRSQEIAQSAAQFAEAEARLQQLQAGNRFEDISQAQARLEQAQAKLQQAEDDLQRNQQLFKQGAISRQTLNQRQADRNSAQAQVKEAQAALTLQKRGTRPEEIAQARAQVEQRREALNLLKAGSRPEDIDAARAQVESARGKLETIQTQINDTIITAPFDGTVTKKYAEPGSFVTPTTPGSAVEGAASNSILTLAATNEIVANLDEANIPLVKVGQKVLVKADAYPNRTFKGKVSQIAAQASTVQNVTSFEVKIALEETAQQLLKAGMNVEVEFLIGELNHAIVVPSVAIVRQENRAGVYVMSQDQKPVFKPIELGTTVGDRTEVKSGLTGNERVLISFPPGTQPKSEFQGPFGNPNSKNNNSQSTPLGN, from the coding sequence ATGAGTATCAACTTCCAGTCATTGCAACAAAATCTGTGGCCAATCTGTTTGCGAAAACAACTTCAATCTCGTTGGCTCATTGGTTTGCTTTTACTGGCAGGAGTTGCAGGTGGGGGATTTATGATTTCCCGAGCGATCGCACCGTCTCAAAACCTGCAAAACCAAATCCTGACGGTTCCGCTGGAGCAACGGAGTTTACCGATTACTCTTACTGCCAATGGCACCGTTAAAGCAGAGCGTACGATCAATTTAAGTCCAAAAAGTGCAGGATATCTCAAACGATTGCTTGTCAAAGAAGGCGATCGCGTTCGTCAAGGCCAAATACTTGCCTATATGGATGACTCGAATCTCCAAGGACAGCTAATTGAATCTCGCGGACAGTTAGCGCAACAACAAGCCAATTTGAAGAAGCTTTTGAGTGGTAATCGCTCCCAAGAAATCGCTCAATCCGCAGCCCAGTTCGCTGAAGCAGAAGCCAGATTACAACAATTACAAGCAGGTAATCGCTTTGAAGATATTTCTCAGGCACAAGCTCGGTTAGAGCAAGCCCAGGCCAAATTGCAACAGGCAGAAGATGATTTACAGCGCAATCAACAGCTCTTCAAACAAGGAGCGATTTCGCGGCAAACCTTGAATCAACGACAAGCCGATCGCAATAGCGCTCAAGCCCAAGTCAAAGAAGCCCAAGCCGCTTTGACTCTGCAAAAACGAGGAACTCGTCCCGAAGAAATTGCTCAGGCGCGAGCGCAAGTTGAACAACGCCGAGAGGCGCTGAATTTGCTAAAAGCTGGATCTCGTCCGGAAGATATTGATGCAGCACGGGCACAAGTCGAGTCTGCACGAGGCAAATTAGAAACTATTCAAACCCAAATTAATGACACGATTATTACTGCACCGTTCGATGGTACTGTGACGAAAAAATATGCCGAGCCAGGTTCGTTTGTCACACCAACTACACCCGGAAGTGCTGTAGAAGGAGCAGCCTCGAACTCAATTTTGACATTGGCTGCAACTAATGAAATTGTGGCAAATCTGGATGAAGCCAATATTCCTCTCGTTAAAGTCGGTCAGAAGGTGTTGGTCAAAGCTGATGCTTATCCGAATCGCACCTTTAAAGGAAAAGTTAGTCAAATCGCAGCACAGGCATCTACCGTTCAAAACGTGACTAGCTTTGAGGTCAAAATTGCCTTAGAAGAAACGGCACAACAATTGCTCAAAGCAGGCATGAACGTAGAAGTCGAATTTCTGATTGGGGAACTCAATCATGCCATTGTGGTTCCATCGGTTGCGATTGTACGGCAGGAAAACAGAGCGGGTGTGTATGTGATGAGTCAAGACCAAAAGCCCGTCTTTAAACCAATCGAACTCGGTACTACAGTTGGCGATCGCACTGAAGTCAAGTCTGGACTCACAGGCAACGAACGAGTCTTAATCAGCTTTCCACCTGGAACGCAGCCAAAGTCAGAATTTCAGGGGCCGTTTGGCAATCCTAACAGCAAAAATAACAACTCACAGTCAACCCCTTTGGGGAATTAA
- a CDS encoding tryptophan 7-halogenase — translation MSNGFYTTATALTSGWVWNIPLYGRIGTGYVYSSEFLSEEKAEQEFRQHLGVAAQNCKASHIKMRVGRNRNSWVKNCVAIGLSSGFVEPLESTGIFFIQHGIEELLAHFPDKTFNEEFIKSYNKTIAECIDGVRNFLTLHYCASDRADTPFWKATKHKIVVPEELRERLRLWKNRLPNSKNIDRNYHGFESYSYSVMLLGLNYAPLKNLPALDRIDERNAIHAFNVIKERANYLKGTLPSQYEYLTYIIKSQEQSEYLSENRFDTNFVYRSAILNK, via the coding sequence ATGTCAAATGGGTTCTATACAACCGCTACTGCGCTGACATCTGGTTGGGTTTGGAATATACCTCTGTATGGCAGAATTGGTACGGGATATGTTTACTCTAGTGAGTTTCTCTCAGAAGAAAAGGCAGAACAGGAATTTCGCCAGCACTTAGGAGTGGCTGCACAGAATTGCAAGGCATCGCACATTAAAATGCGGGTGGGACGAAACCGCAATTCATGGGTAAAGAACTGTGTAGCAATTGGTCTATCCAGTGGATTTGTAGAACCATTGGAATCTACGGGCATATTCTTTATCCAACACGGTATTGAAGAGTTGCTCGCTCACTTCCCAGACAAAACCTTCAACGAGGAATTTATCAAAAGCTACAACAAAACTATTGCTGAGTGCATAGATGGTGTTCGTAACTTTTTGACGCTGCATTACTGTGCCAGTGATAGAGCAGATACGCCATTCTGGAAAGCAACTAAGCATAAGATTGTTGTTCCGGAAGAATTACGCGAAAGATTGCGGTTGTGGAAAAATCGATTGCCAAATAGCAAAAACATCGATCGCAATTATCATGGCTTTGAGTCTTACTCTTATTCTGTGATGTTGCTTGGACTCAATTATGCGCCTTTAAAGAATCTACCTGCTTTGGATCGTATTGACGAACGAAACGCCATCCATGCATTTAATGTCATTAAGGAAAGAGCTAATTACTTGAAAGGTACTTTACCATCACAGTACGAATACTTAACTTATATCATTAAGTCTCAAGAGCAATCGGAGTATCTGAGCGAAAATAGATTTGATACTAATTTTGTATATCGCTCTGCAATTTTAAACAAATAA
- a CDS encoding IS5 family transposase, whose translation MAYSSNLTDAEWEIFEPLLQEILPTKKQTRPTNWPKRDIFNGILYQLKNGCNWQDLPKDLPPYSTVYWHYKQWRAAGVFEELMSVLHGQVREQVKKKPHWTTLIIIDSQAVKNTCNASVESKGFCFYKATNGIKRHLAIDTLGFPFFTLCTRANVSDDAGLIEMFTLNIDYFKSKPIDIPKITILLDHGYHPEYLTQELERIYPEIMTKIQFQLSTKPSKQEKAAQGKSGFVPAIARWVIERSNAWMERCKILVKNFERTLVSATAKLNICFIRLMIKRLAAPS comes from the coding sequence ATGGCGTATTCCAGCAACCTCACTGATGCAGAATGGGAAATTTTTGAACCCTTATTGCAAGAGATATTACCGACTAAGAAGCAGACTCGACCGACCAACTGGCCAAAGCGAGATATCTTCAATGGAATTCTCTATCAACTAAAAAATGGATGCAATTGGCAAGACTTACCTAAAGACCTCCCCCCTTATTCCACTGTATATTGGCACTACAAACAGTGGCGAGCAGCCGGGGTATTTGAGGAACTGATGAGTGTCTTACATGGACAAGTGCGTGAACAGGTAAAAAAAAAACCGCACTGGACGACATTGATCATCATTGACTCCCAAGCAGTGAAAAATACCTGCAACGCCAGTGTGGAGTCGAAAGGTTTTTGCTTCTACAAAGCCACCAACGGTATTAAAAGGCATTTGGCTATTGACACCCTTGGGTTTCCCTTTTTTACGCTCTGTACTCGCGCCAATGTCTCGGATGATGCCGGATTAATTGAGATGTTTACTCTCAACATCGACTACTTCAAGTCAAAACCTATCGATATTCCCAAGATTACTATCCTGCTAGATCATGGGTATCACCCAGAATATTTGACTCAGGAGTTAGAGCGAATTTACCCAGAGATCATGACCAAAATTCAGTTTCAACTTTCTACGAAACCCTCAAAACAAGAGAAAGCGGCACAAGGAAAATCTGGATTTGTTCCGGCAATAGCTAGATGGGTGATCGAACGCTCCAATGCTTGGATGGAGCGCTGTAAAATTCTGGTTAAGAACTTTGAACGAACCCTGGTTAGTGCCACTGCCAAACTCAATATCTGCTTCATCAGGCTAATGATTAAGAGGCTTGCAGCACCTTCTTAG